CGGCGTGCTTGGGGGCCTGCATTGCCTGCTGGACGCGGGGCAACGACATTTCGACCACCATTTGACTGACCGCCACGGCCTTGGCGTGGTTTTTGCAGAGGCTCGGGCTTAACTGTTAAATCAGGCTCAAAACCTGCGATGACCTGACGTGGTAATTCACGTTTAATCAATTTTTCAATGTCTTTGAGCAATTTCAACTCATCCACGCATACCAGTGAAATGGCTTCACCCGTTGCACCTGCACGACCTGTACGGCCGATGCGATGAACGTAATCTTCTGGGACATTGGGCAGGTCGTAATTGACCACGTGTGGCAATTGATCAATGTCAATGCCGCGTGCAGCGATGTCAGTGGCCACGAGGACTTGTAATTTGCTGTCTTTGAACTCACTCAAGGCTTTGGTGCGTGCACCTTGGCTTTTGTTGCCATGAATCGCCATGGCACTGATGCCACTGGTGGTCAATTGTTCAGCCAAACGGTTGGCACCATGCTTGGTGCGTGTGAACACAAGCACTTGAAACCAGTTGTTGGTCTTGATCAAGTGCTCCAGCACTTGGCGTTTTTTATCACGGTCGACAGGGTAAATGGTTTGTGCAATCACTTCAACGGTTGAATTGCGACGCGCCACTTCAATCATGGCGGGGTTATTCAACAAGCCATCGGCAAGGGTTTTAATTTCATCCGAAAAAGTCGCTGAGAACAACAGGTTTTGACGTTGCTTTGGCAACACTTTTAAAATGCGTTTGATGTCATGGATAAAGCCCATGTCAAGCATGCGATCGGCTTCATCAAGCACGAGGATTTCAACTTTCGACAAGTCAATGTTGCCCTGCTGATGATGGTCAAGCAAACGGCCTGGCGTGGCGACCAAAATGTCGATGCCTTTTTGGATTTGACGCACTTGCGGATTGATGTTGACACCACCAAACATGACCATGGACTTCAACGGTAAATATTTACCATAAATGTCAACGCTTTCAGCCACTTGAGCGGCCAATTCACGCGTCGGCGTGAGGATCAAAGCACGTGGTTTGGCGCTTTTACCACTGATGGTCGTAGAAAGCTTTTGCAACACAGGCAGGACAAAACCTGCCGTTTTACCTGTGCCTGTTTGTGCACCTGCAAGCAAGTCACCACCCGCGAGCACCGCTGGAATGGCTTGAGCTTGAATCGGTGTTGGCGTGTCGTAGCCATGCTCAGTGATGGCGCGCACGATGGTATCGGCGAGGCCGAGTTCTGTAAATTTCATTGTATTCTTTATTGGAATTCGCTCGCCGTGTCGTGTACGTCAGTCGCGGGCAAAGAGGTGTTACTGGAAAAAGAGGTTGGCGCGGGGACTGAATCAAGCGCCAAGGCAGTTAGTATAACAGAATAGTGCCAAAATAGCGCTTTATGCGCCCGCAACCCACTTTGCCTGCAATTGCTTGCTGGTTTGCTTATGCCCATCATGGCTCCAACCTGGTGGGGCAAAGACATAGCTCAAACGTTGTTTGATTGTTAAATTTGGCATGGTCGCATCCTGCCAAATGGCTTGAAACTCATGTGTGATGAGATTGGGAACGTTGCGATTGTCCACATCGGTCACCAAACCGTAATGAATCGGATTCGGATCCACACCTTCAGGCGCAAAGGTACCAAACAATTTATCCCAAAAAATCAATAACATGCCCATATTTTTATCCAAATAGGGTACATTCGATGCATGGTGGACACGGTGATGTGAAGGTGTGACCAGAATTTTTTCCAAGAACCCCAAACGATCCACTGCTCGCGTATGAATCACATTGCCATAAATTTGTGTCGCCGCATAAGCGAACATGATGTGCAAAGGTGTAAAGCCCAGCATGGCAATCGGAATGAAGTACACGTAGCGGTACAGTGGCTGAAACACCGATGAACGAAAACCTGTGGTCAGGTTAAAGTACAGTGAGTTGTGGTGTGTGACATGCACAGCCCATAAAAGACGCACACGATGATCCATGTAATGCTGCACATAATAGGCAAAGTCTTGCAACAGCACAAGCGCAACCCAATACAACCAAGGGTTGCTTATTTCGGTGATGCGATGCGCATACGCCCACGTCAACACCCAAAATGAGACCCCTTTCATCAACAGATCAAGTGAGAAATTGGTCAAAGCAAATGTTGCACTCGCAAAAGAATCGCTGGTGCGATACAAACTCAGCTGCCCGATGCTCGAATACAGCAATTCGGCAATGATGATCGCGGCAAAAAATGGCACGCTGTATTGATACAACACTTCTTGATTTAACCAGGCTGGCATATGCCCCTCAATGAAAAATCCGCCCACAGCACACAACAGCCATGAGCGGACACAAACACAGTGAAAATATTAAGCTTTTGGTGTGTGTGATGCGGGCTCGTCACCGTCGACAACATCATCCACTTTTTTGACCGCATCTTCAGCAGCCTCTTTCACATCATGAACCACATCG
The window above is part of the Ephemeroptericola cinctiostellae genome. Proteins encoded here:
- a CDS encoding DEAD/DEAH box helicase → MKFTELGLADTIVRAITEHGYDTPTPIQAQAIPAVLAGGDLLAGAQTGTGKTAGFVLPVLQKLSTTISGKSAKPRALILTPTRELAAQVAESVDIYGKYLPLKSMVMFGGVNINPQVRQIQKGIDILVATPGRLLDHHQQGNIDLSKVEILVLDEADRMLDMGFIHDIKRILKVLPKQRQNLLFSATFSDEIKTLADGLLNNPAMIEVARRNSTVEVIAQTIYPVDRDKKRQVLEHLIKTNNWFQVLVFTRTKHGANRLAEQLTTSGISAMAIHGNKSQGARTKALSEFKDSKLQVLVATDIAARGIDIDQLPHVVNYDLPNVPEDYVHRIGRTGRAGATGEAISLVCVDELKLLKDIEKLIKRELPRQVIAGFEPDLTVKPEPLQKPRQGRGGQSNGGRNVVAPRPAGNAGPQARRPNGGGFAGQRSGGAGGAKPAVRRSGGRGG
- a CDS encoding sterol desaturase family protein, with the translated sequence MPAWLNQEVLYQYSVPFFAAIIIAELLYSSIGQLSLYRTSDSFASATFALTNFSLDLLMKGVSFWVLTWAYAHRITEISNPWLYWVALVLLQDFAYYVQHYMDHRVRLLWAVHVTHHNSLYFNLTTGFRSSVFQPLYRYVYFIPIAMLGFTPLHIMFAYAATQIYGNVIHTRAVDRLGFLEKILVTPSHHRVHHASNVPYLDKNMGMLLIFWDKLFGTFAPEGVDPNPIHYGLVTDVDNRNVPNLITHEFQAIWQDATMPNLTIKQRLSYVFAPPGWSHDGHKQTSKQLQAKWVAGA